The region CCCTTGGGCCAGGACCAGTCGTCGTAGCGGGGCCGGTGCACCAGCTGTACCTGCACCTTGCCGGCCCGACGACGCCACACCACGCCGCCCGCGGTCATCACGACAGGGGTGTGCGCGCCCGACGGCGGCGAGGTCGCCGTCGTCGGCTCGGTGCCCACCACCGACCTCCGCCCGGTCACCGGACGGGCTCGAGCCGGCGCCGCTGCCGCTGGATCAGGACCGCCTGCAGGTCGCGGAGGCCGTTGCCCTCCGAGCCCGACGACGGGCGCTCCCACCGGCCGTCCGGCAGCAGGTGCCAGGACGCCGTCGTGTCCGCCATCGACTCGTCCAGCAGCCCCAGGATCTCGCCCACGTGGGTCGGGTCGGAGATCCGGATCAGGGTCTCGACCCGGCGGTCGAGGTTGCGGTGCATCAGGTCGGCCGACCCGATGAACACCTCGGGACCGGACTCCGGGCCCTCGCCGAGGGCGGGACCCACCGAGTTGGCGAACGCGAAGAGGCGCGAGTGCTCCAGGAACCGGCCCAGGATGGACCGCACGCGGATGTTCTCGCTCAGGCCCGGCACCCCGACCCGGATGGCGCAGATGCCGCGCACCACGAGGTCGACCTTCACACCGGCCTGGGAGGCGCGGTACAGGGCGTCGACGACGGTCTCGTCGACCACCGAGTTGATCTTCATCTTGACCCACGCCTCGTGCCCGGCGCGGGCGGCGGCCGCCTCGCGCTCGATGCGCTCGACCAGGCCGGAGCGCACGGCGCGGGGCGCCACGAGCAGACGGTGGAAGGTCGACTTCGGGGCGTACCCGGAGAGCTGGTTGAACAGGCGCGTCAGGTCCTGGCCCACGTCGGGGTCGCAGGTCAGCAGGCCGTGGTCCGTGTAGAGCCGCGCCGTCTTGGGGTGGTAGTTGCCCGTGCCGACGTGGCAGTAGCGCAGCAGGGAGCCGTCCGGCTCCTGGCGCACCACGAGCGAGAGCTTGCAGTGCGTCTTGAGGCCCACGATGCCGTACACGACGTGCACGCCCGCCTCCTCGAGCTTGCGCGCCCAGGAGATGTTGGCCTCCTCGTCGAACCGCGCCTTGATCTCGACCAGGGCGAGCACCTGCTTGCCCGCCTCGGCGGCGTCGATCAGCGCGTCCACGATGGGCGAGTCGCCCGACGTCCGGTACAGCGTCTGCTTGATCGCCAGCACGTTCGGGTCGGCCGCCGCCTGCTCCAGGAACGTCTGCACGCTCGTGGAGAAGCTGTCGTACGGGTGGTGCAGCAGGATGTCCCGGCGCCGGATCGCGGCGAAGACGTCGGTCGGCTTGGAGCTCTCCACCTCCGCGAGGTGCCGGTGCGTGGACGGCACGAACGGCGGGTAGTGCAGGGAGGTCAGGTCGAGGTCCGCGATGAGGTTGAGGCCCGTGAGGTCCAGCAGCGCGGGGAGTTCGTAGACCTCCTCCTCCTTGACGCCCAGCTCGCGCACGATCAGGTCCCGGATGCGTGGGCTGATGTCCTTCGCGATCTCCAGCCGCACCGGCGGCCCGAACCGGCGCCGCAGCAGCTCCTTCTCCATCGCCTGGAGCAGGTTCTCGGCGTCATCCTCCTCCACGTCCACGTCCTCGTTGCGGGTCACGCGGAACGTGTGGCTGTCCCGCACCTCCATCCCGGGGAACAGGTAGTCGAGGTGCTGGGCGATGACCTCCTCCAGCGGCACGAACGAGAGCGGGCCCCGCTGCGGGTCGGCCTTCTTGGTGCCGGGGCGGCGCGGCTTGCCCGACGCGTCCACCGCGATGAAGCGCGGCAGCAGCGGCGGGACCTTGACGCGCGCGAAGTGCTCCTTGCCCGTCGCCGGGTTGGCCACCACCACCGCGAGGTTGAGCGACAGCCCCGAGATGTAGGGGAACGGGTGCGCCGGGTCCACGGCCAGCGGCGTCAGGACGGGGAAGATCTGCTTGCGGAAGAACTTGTGCAGCCGCTCCTGCTCCTTGGTGTCCAGCTCGCCCCAGTGCACCAGCGTGATGCCCTCGGAGGCCAGCGCCGGCTGCACCTCGTCCTCGAACACGCGCGCGTGCCGGGTCATCAGGTCGTGCGCACCCTCGGAGATCGCGGACAGCGCCTGGCGCGGGCTGAGCCCCGAGGCGCTCGTCACCGCGATACCCGTCGCGATGCGGCGCTGCAGGCCGGCCACCCGCACCATGAAGAACTCGTCCAGGTTGGACGCGAAGATCGCCAGGAACCGCACGCGCTCCAGCAGCGGGATGCGGGGGTCCTCCGCGAGCTCCAGCACCCGCTGGTTGAACGCCAGCCAGCTGAGCTCCCGGTCCGCGAACCGGTCGACCGGCAGCGGCTCGCCCAGCAGCGGGTCGAGCACGCTCGTGCCGCCGGGGTTCTCCGCGATGTGCTCCGCGATGTGCGCGGCCAGGCTCGGGTCCAGCGAGTGCGGCGCCAGGATGTCCTCCGCGGCGGCCCCGGCAGTCTTCGGCAGCGCCGGCTTGGGCAGGGCGGGCTTCTGCGGGACCGACTTCGGGGCCGGCTTGGAGGAGCTCTCGACGACGGCGGGCACGCCGTCGGTCGCCTTGTCGGTCGCCTTGTCCGCCGGGGCGGGCACGGGATCGGCCTCCCCGTTCGTCGACTCCGCGGGTGCCGTACGGGGGCTCTGCTTCATGAATCGGCCGTTCTTGTCCCGGGTCCTGGCGATGGCGTTCCCAGCGCTGTCCTTCATGTGGTTCATGGTGTCACCGTTCGGTACACAGTGGGTGACGCTCTCGGAGAGCGCCCGTCACGGGCGGGCGTACTGCACGTGTACAGCAGCCCGTGTGAAGCCCGCGCGCTCGTACGTGGCCAGGGCGGCCGTGTTGTCGCCCTCCACGTACAGCACGGCACGCGTGGCTCCGTTCTGCGCGAGGTGCGCCAGCCCGACCGTCGTCATCAGCCGGCCGAACCCCTCGCCCTGGTGGTCCGGGTCGACGCCGAGGGCGTAGATCTCGCCGTCGCGCGCGTCGTCCGGCTGGCCCGGCTCCGTCTTGGTCCACTGGAACGCGACGGGGTCGGGGTCGGTCGCTGTGCCCTCGGGGGCGACGTCGGGCGTCCCGTCGGGGGCTGAGTCCGGGACCAGGAGGAAGAAGCCCTCCGGGTCGAACCACGGCTCGGCCTGCCGGGCGCGCAGGTCGTCGAGCGACATCCGGCCCTGCTCCGGGTGGGTGGCGAAGGCGCGCGCGTTGACGCGGAGCCAGGCCGCGTCGTCGGCCCCGGGGCGGA is a window of Promicromonospora sukumoe DNA encoding:
- a CDS encoding RNA degradosome polyphosphate kinase; its protein translation is MKDSAGNAIARTRDKNGRFMKQSPRTAPAESTNGEADPVPAPADKATDKATDGVPAVVESSSKPAPKSVPQKPALPKPALPKTAGAAAEDILAPHSLDPSLAAHIAEHIAENPGGTSVLDPLLGEPLPVDRFADRELSWLAFNQRVLELAEDPRIPLLERVRFLAIFASNLDEFFMVRVAGLQRRIATGIAVTSASGLSPRQALSAISEGAHDLMTRHARVFEDEVQPALASEGITLVHWGELDTKEQERLHKFFRKQIFPVLTPLAVDPAHPFPYISGLSLNLAVVVANPATGKEHFARVKVPPLLPRFIAVDASGKPRRPGTKKADPQRGPLSFVPLEEVIAQHLDYLFPGMEVRDSHTFRVTRNEDVDVEEDDAENLLQAMEKELLRRRFGPPVRLEIAKDISPRIRDLIVRELGVKEEEVYELPALLDLTGLNLIADLDLTSLHYPPFVPSTHRHLAEVESSKPTDVFAAIRRRDILLHHPYDSFSTSVQTFLEQAAADPNVLAIKQTLYRTSGDSPIVDALIDAAEAGKQVLALVEIKARFDEEANISWARKLEEAGVHVVYGIVGLKTHCKLSLVVRQEPDGSLLRYCHVGTGNYHPKTARLYTDHGLLTCDPDVGQDLTRLFNQLSGYAPKSTFHRLLVAPRAVRSGLVERIEREAAAARAGHEAWVKMKINSVVDETVVDALYRASQAGVKVDLVVRGICAIRVGVPGLSENIRVRSILGRFLEHSRLFAFANSVGPALGEGPESGPEVFIGSADLMHRNLDRRVETLIRISDPTHVGEILGLLDESMADTTASWHLLPDGRWERPSSGSEGNGLRDLQAVLIQRQRRRLEPVR